In Ovis canadensis isolate MfBH-ARS-UI-01 breed Bighorn chromosome 15, ARS-UI_OviCan_v2, whole genome shotgun sequence, the genomic stretch GTGATATTAAATGTACCATCCTCATTCTTGACCATGTGGTCAGTGGTGATGTTCTTAGAAAATTCCCGGAAGTGGGGATCACTCTGGGTCCACTTTTTCCACGTGATGTTAATATGCTCTGGGTAGAACCCACTTGATGTACATAAAATATGTTTGTCCCCGCTATCTTTCACCATGACTTGTTCAGACAAGTTGCTGACTGGCTGAGCTGCCAGGGGAGAGAAATCATTCTTTGAGGGTAGGTAGAGATTTGCTTATCATCAGCTCAATGTCAGACCCATGGCAAGCCTTCAAGAAAGCGAAGTAAACTGAATGGTATTCTGCTTAGACTAAGTGTTCTGGGTACGTTGGTCCCAGTGCCAGCGGGGGACTGATATGCTGTGACCCTGAATCTCAGGCAGTTTTATAAAGCAGAGTTTCTTAAGCCCCTCTGTGTCATAGATACCTTTGGGAAtctgaagaatcccttggaataAACACTGATGTGGGCAGAGACTGCTAATTGCTGCCAGTCTCCATTCTTCCATGACACCTCCAAGTTAAAGCTGCTTCTCCCACCCTCCTCTGCAGCTGGGTATAGTCATGTGACCTAAGGGTCTGAAAGTTTGATTGTAATCAGAAGTGGTGAGAACAACTTCTAAGAAGTATCCTGAAATAACAAGGGTGTCTTAAAGAAAAGAACAgtgtctctccccctccccttccttctttctacAGAATGGCTGGAATAGCATGTCATGGCTGGGGACAGAGAAGCTGTTTCTAAACACAAGGTGGAAATGCAGGTTGAGGACAGCAAAGTGACAAGATAAAAGGATCCTGGGTCCCAGATGATCAGAGCACTGCCATATCTGCCCTGGGTTGGCTACATTTTTGTGAAAGGAAAATAAGCCGCCTTCTTAAAAGCACTACTGACCTCTGGCTTCCCCTCTCACATGTAAAGATCTTGAAAGTCATCATTTCTATCCTTgcaacaggaaagaaaactgagctgaacaaactgaaaatccACGGCTTTCTTTAGATTCATGGAAGAATTGAGGTGACAAGGCAAACCACCACCCTGTAAAccagagacacacacaggcagaTTGAGAGAATCACAGCCAAGATCATAAAACCTTAGGCAGAATGTACTAGAGCAATAAACTGGTTGACATACATAAGCACTAACTCTGACAAAATGCTAAAGGATACATGTGGACTAGGTTGAGAGTAAAAATCTCCTAGAGGCCCAGCCTTAGAGGGGGCCATACACTTTCATGAGTTGTACCTCCAAGAATCGCACCAGGCTCTCACTGTGAAGATCCAAGAAAAATCCCCTCCTGTTTTGagcagggaagagaagaaaggtaactatttcaaaatatacCCAGGactccctgctggtccagggtttaagaatccacctgccaatgtaggggacacaggcttgatccctggtctgagaagattccacatgctgcagagcaactaagcccatgttccacaactactgcagcctgtgcgccctggagcctgtgttctgcagcaagagaagctgccGTAATAAGCAGCCCGCACACCACAGCCTgggagtagcccctacttgctgcaactagggaaagccggtgtacagcaacaaagacccagagcagtcagaactaagtaattaaataaaattaaataaatacacacacacacacacacacacacacacacacacacacacacccagtgcATTCTCCACAATAAAGGATGCTCTCAAGGGAAAAGAATTTGCCAAAGTcttatctggcttccctggtggctcagaggttaaagcgtctgcctccaatgcgggagacccgggttcaatccctgggttgggaagatcctctggagaagcaaatggcaatccactccagtattcttgcctagagaatcccatggacttccgtccatggggtcgcaaagagtcggacacgactgagcaacttcaactTCACTTCAACTTATCTGACCTGGGATAGTGATGTTTAGCCAGCTCCAGCCCCCTCTAGCCTTCCTGTCTCACCTAGAAACACTTGTGAAGGTGAGACAGTCTAGGGCTCAGGCAACTCAAAGAATGAGATTTAATCAGAAAATTATCAACAGCTTCCCCTCTACGACACCTTACCACTACATCAACAGAGCCCTAGAATGATAACAGCAGATTACAGCTGAGAGAGCTGTTAAACACAGGCTCGATTTCAGAAGGAGTTCATGAGGAAACTCAAAGAAAACAAGGCAAGGGGCGGGAGGAAGACACCAGAAGGAACTGAAGTCTCTGACAGGCATAGCATTAACATTAAACAGAGTGCAACTCCTAGCCAAAGAAACCCAGATCCTCATACCAAAAGCCTATTCACCTCAGTTCCTATTATCTGATACGTAAGATctagttttcaacaaaaaattacaaggcatgccaaaaagtatgaaaagacaaagcaAGCATCAGACCCAAACTCTGGTATGACACAGATTTTGGAATTATCAGATAGGGACTTTTAAATAATGATTAGGcacatgtgccctagagcccatgctccacactgagaggccactgcaatgagaggcatCCCctatttgccacaactagagagaagtccgTGGAGCGATGAaaaccaagcacagccaaaaacaaataattaaataaaactatttttgaaaacatagtagccttcagagcaaagaaaattatcaggaggaaaaaactaaggaaatctgaataaactatgtaagtaagtgttagtcactcagtcatgccctactctttccgaccccatggactgcagcccaccaggctcctgtgtccatgagatattccaggcaaggatactggagtgggttgccatttccttctccagcggatcttcctgacccagggatccaacccaggtctcccacactgcaggtagattctttaccgactgagctacaagcgaataaactatggactttaataaataataatgtatcaatattggttcattaattatACAAATACAGCAtaaatgcaagatgttaataggGCAAGTGGGGTGCGGAGGCAAGAGTaatatgggaactctgtactatctttgcaattTCTCCATAAATCTAAACctcttctaaaaaaataaagtctatttatttatttaatttttgaaagacaaaaaaatacttttattttaggCTATCAGTTGCAGAGGAATTCTAATATATATCCCTACCTCCAAAATTGATATGTACAAAACATTCCAAGTCTTCAGTGAAATTGTGGAGGGCTCACAGATACTGTCCCCCAGTTATACTGAATTGTACCCCCTCCCAAATTCACGTGTTGAAGTTCTAAATCTATTCCCTCAGACTGTGACTATATTTAGagatagagtttttttttaattaattggaagctaattactttacaatattgtagtggtttttgccatacaataacatgaatcagccacgggtgtacgtgtgtttcccatcctaaacccccctccaacctccctccccaatcccatccctcaggttcatcccagtgcaccggccctgagcaccttatctcatgcatcaaacctggactggcgatctatttcacatgtggtaatatacctatttcaatgctattctctcaaatcatcccaccctcgccttctcccagaatccaaaagtctgctctttacatctctgactcttttgctgtctcgtatatagggtcattgttaccatctttctaaattccatatatatgcgttaatatactgtactggtgtttttctttctgatttacttcactctgtataataggctcatttcatccatctcattagaactggctgaaatgcattctttttaacagctgagtaatactccattgtgtatatgtaccacagcattcttatccattcgtctgctgatgggcatctaggttgcttccatgtcctggctattgtaaacagtgctgcgatgaacactggggcacacgtgtctctttcagttctggtttcctcagtgtgcatgcccagcagtgggactgctgggtcatataagCACATGCGccgtgagctggggcaaacccagtgtggtccatacactgcaagcactccccacacatgccagtgacaTTTGTTTCCAGTgttcctccccacagcacaactgaacaagtgagcctaaataagtgaccaccttcacccctgtgtcagggcagaaattagacactaaagagacttgcaaacagaagaagccaaaataaacaaagaagagggaaccgttttggaagtgacaggtgtaacagattaaaaccctgtagtgagcattgactaagcattggaaggggcctataaaccttgagaagaagtataagctggaacaaggaactatctgaaactgaactgaccccacactgccctcaacagctccagagaaattcctagatatattttactattatcattttttaattttttataagttctttattactcctttaattttcatttttataatctattattaccttgcaaaaaaaggaccctattttaaagcaaatttcatatatattttttataatttttgtgattttgttttatatttttaataattgtatttttgagagtctaacttctagatttttaatatttgctttttggtatttgttatcaattttgtacctttaagaatctaatcttcagttcccatttttacttaggcgtgtgattactggcttgattgctctctccccttttgactctttttttcctccccaggtcacctctatctcctccctccctcttctcttctctagttaacactgtgaatctctttgggtgtttccggctgtggagaacacttagggaactgatcagAGACTAGactggtctctctccttttgactccctctcctctcctcctgatcacctctgtctccttcctccctcttctcttctctgtgtaactccatgaacctctgagtgttccagactgtggagagcaaacAGGGacttgattactggctagcttgctctctcccccttttgataccccctcttctcctcctggtctcctctatctccctcctccctcttctctccttcatgtaactctgtgaacctctctgggtatccCCCACGGTGGAAAATCTTCTcacattaacctagatgtttatcatcggtgctgtatggatggagaagtcttgaggctactgtaagaataagactgaaagccagaggcaggaggcttaaatccaaaacctgagaacaccagaaaactcctgactccagggaacattaatcgacaaaagctcatccaaaagcctccatacctacactgaaaccaagcttcaccctagagccaacaagtttcagagcaagacataccaagaaaattctccaacaaaacaaaaaaataacccTGAGCACAAAaaaacaggtggccaaaagtcacaccaaacccatagacacctcaaaactcactactggacatgtcattgcactccagagagaagagatccatctccacccaccagaacatcgacgcaagcttccctaaccaggaaaccttgacaagccactcatccaGCCCCACCCTCAGGGAGGACCCTccacaataaaaaggaaccacaaactttcagcatacagaaaggccaccccaaacacagcaatctaagcaagatgaaaagccagagaaatattcagcaggtaaaggaacataataaatgctcagcaaaccaaacaaaagaggaggagacagggggtctacctgaaaaagaattcagaataatgatagtaaagatgatccaaaatctcaaaaacaaaaatggaggTACAGATAAACagactggagacaaggattgagaatatgcaagaaaagtttaacaaggacttagaagatataaaaaagagtcaatcaataatgaataatgcaataactgagatcaaaagcactctggaggaaaccaacagtagaataactgaggcagaagataggataaatgaggtggaagatagaaaggtggaaataaatgaagcagagaggaaaaaagaaaaaagaattaaaagaaatgaggacaacatgagagacctctggaacaatgttaaatgccccaacattcaaatcataggagtcccagaagaagacaaaaagaaaaggccaaaaaaaaaaaaagaaaaggccaagagaaaatacttgaggaggtaATAGTTGAAAGCTTCCCtaaactggggaaggaaatagccatccaagtccaagaaaccagagcatcccaaacaggataaagccaaggtgaaacaccccaagacatattaatcaagttaacgAAGATCAAAcgcaaagagcaaatattaaaagcagcaggggaaaagcaacaaataacacacaaggggattcccataaggataacagctgatctttcaatagaaactcttcaggctagaagggaatggcaggacatccttaaagtgatgaaagagaaaaacctacaacccagattactgtacccagcaaggatctcattcaaatatgaaggagaaatcaaaagctttacagacaagcaaaagctgagagatagGGTTTTTACTGAGGTTGTTGGTAAGTTGAAAGAGATCATTAGGTTGACCCCTAATCTGACTCATGTCTTTTTAGAAGATTAGGATGCACAAGCACAGGAAAAAGACAACCAGCTACAAGCCAAAGAAAGAGGCCTcggaagaaaccaaccctgctgtCGCCTTGACCTCAGACTTCTAGACTCCAGAATTGTGCgaaaattaatttctgctatataagccacccagtcagtAGTGTTTTGCTATGGCAGCCCCCAGCCCATCCACAGAGAATCCAACCTACTTATAATAGCAGAAAGAGGAGTTCAAAAAGGTGTTTAGGGAAGaatgttgctgttgttaagtCTTGACTGAGCACCTGCCTTAAAACAGCACTGGCCGAGCATTTTCATACATGATCTTATGTAATCCTCGGAACACTGTGAGGCAGGTAAGACTTGTTACCTCATTTTGAGTGGGAAAATTCACAGGCAAAGATATTAAATGgctgatcagtcactcagtttggAAGCAGCAAAGTCAGACAGAACAGGATTCAGACCCATGAAACCAGAgtgccttctctctccttccccagctaCCTTTCAGAGGTATCTCTTCAGTGAAGGCTAACTCTAGACATACCAGGGAAATTATCTAATTACTGTGAATATCTTTTACTGCTACTTTAAATGGACCAAGCTCTATTCTGAGCATTTTacctgcatttaaaaattttttttaattggagtataattgctttacaataattTCTGCCGCgtaacagtgtgaatcagctctaagtaCACATCtactccctccctcttgagcccctTCATCCCACACCCCCATTCCACCCTTCTAGGGCATCTCGGaacactgggctgagctccctctgcTGCACAACAACTTCTTGCTAGCTATCTTACCTGCATTTTTCCGAGCCACTTCCCTACAGTCAATTCTCTCATAAAAAACACTATTACATGTGTTTATAGAGTTTCAGCGTGATTAGAAACTTGCCCAAAGTTGTTAAGAAGTCCATGGAAGTCCTGGACTCAAACCTATGCCTATTTGACTCCTAGGCCCATGCTCTAAATCTCTGCTCCACTCAGCCCACCCACATCTCCACCGCAAGCCCCATCACCATGAGAATCACAGGGCACTTCCCTCAGACACTCACCTACAACCTCCAGCCAGACAGTCCCCTGAGCCTTCTGAGGAGTAACCACCAGCTCACAGCGGTACTCCCCTGCATCCTCCAGCCGGACACCAGGCAGCTGCAGTGAGGCGTCTCCCATCTCCAGACTCCGTAGAGACACACAGGCTCCACGTTGGGATGCCTCCCTGTGGTTCCCGAAATACTCAAACAGTTTGGTGTAGGTTTCAGACTTTTGAGTCTTCTGAAACCAGGTGATACCCATACTTTTGATGTCCAGCTGTGCTGAACCAGCGATCTTGCAAAAGATAGTCACATTTTCATTCAAGAAAACCATCTGAGTCCTCTCTGCCATCTCCACTTGCAGTAAACCTGTGGCAA encodes the following:
- the NCR3LG1 gene encoding natural cytotoxicity triggering receptor 3 ligand 1 isoform X2 produces the protein MSKRAAGRVRWGSVWLLWVRMSVLVLEHFQLIAGLLQVEMAERTQMVFLNENVTIFCKIAGSAQLDIKSMGITWFQKTQKSETYTKLFEYFGNHREASQRGACVSLRSLEMGDASLQLPGVRLEDAGEYRCELVVTPQKAQGTVWLEVVAQPVSNLSEQVMVKDSGDKHILCTSSGFYPEHINITWKKWTQSDPHFREFSKNITTDHMVKNEDGTFNITSHLRLKPSLEDNGTIYQCVVWHVSLPTIQSFNFRLILHPESEKKTDWFYIGMGVLIIGLITAYFFYVFFLRKGGFFTA